GACCAGAAGTGTCTCGTGAAGTTCCATCTCGCCTACCGCAAAGATGCGGCAATCGACGAGTGGACGAAGGCCTTGAGCTCGAGCAGTCGTCCAGAAGCCGCAAAAGCGTTTCTGAGCGTGATTCCGCCCAATCGCTGGTACTTGGTTGAAAAGTCTGACCTAAGCCTTAGCAAGCAGGTTGAGAAGCACGTCACGAAGAATGCGTTGAAGAACTATATCATCAACCATATCCGGACCTGTTATTTCGTGCTCCGAGCGGTGGGAGATACAGGGCTAGAAGCGTATCTGGATAGTTTCTTCGATTGGACGCAAGAGAAGTTTGGCATCAACGGAACCACCTTGATGCCTATCGTCTACAATCGATCGATGGCGGACACGCTGACGATGTCGGAAATCCTGACCGAGATTTATCGCGAGTTTTTCGAAGAAAAAGCGAACGAAATTTTGGAAGAGTTGCCCGACTCGGAAAGCTTGACCCAACGGCTTGTGACGCGCCTCAAAGATGTGGATCTAGGTGAAGTGGCGCCCGGATACTACGACCTTGGCGGCCTGATCTTTGATGATATTTTGGAGTTCAAATATCCTTCAAAAGACTTCGGCCTGAAGCTTCATCGTCTGACCTAATCAGATAGGTCTGACGAATTTGGCGGCACTAGGCGCATCCCCTCTGACAAATTGCCAGCGTAAGACACCACTAAACTTCTCCGTCAAAACGAAGGGTTCTTGGAAGCCGGGGACGCGCAGTGTGAGCGTTGCTGAGTCAGGCCCGACCCTTATATCTGGTTCTTGATTACCAAGGCGAGTTTGGAAGTGGAATCCTTCGATTAGACGCAGCAAATTTGGGGCACTCGACTTGATAGAGAGGCCCGTGTTCCCCAAGAAGCGCGCAAAATGTGGCCTGTACCCAAGCAACAAAAAGTCGCCTGTGGAGCGGACGTAGGCAATCGTGTTGGATTCCTGGCCAAAGTCGATCGAGTGGCGCCTTGGAATCGTGAAGATGATTTGCCGCTCATCGGAAGCCCTGACGTCAATAGAATCAATGATCTCCACGAGTGGAAAAGCAGCGGCGGGCGGAAAGTGCATCATCCAAAGCTCTGAGAGCCTATTGCGCAGCGCGAGATCCTTGAGTCCAGCCGTGTAATCCGCCTGTTTGTTGATGGCGAAGCCTCGATGCTGACTCAAAAAGTCAAACATCGTCGAATAGAGATCAACAGACGACTTATCTTTAGCTTCGACCCACTCCCTCGCCAAAGCAAACGGCAAGAACTTCTTGTCTTCGGCCTCAACAAAGCTCTGCTCGGTCTCGTGGTCGAGTCGCCAGATCGCACCAATACGCTTTGCACACACCACACCCAAAAATGCACCAAGCGCCAGCACATCTGTAGAGATACTAGCGCCACGGAGATTGTATTCTTCGGGGATAGGTGGAAGCTCTTGGAGCACGCCGGCGAGGCATTGCGCTTCGATCTGGGAGATCCCCATCATATCAAACGAGAGGGATCGGGCGACTCCAAACGTAGCGACCTCGGCCAAAATCTCAACGCCTCGGCTAACCAAGATTTCGCTCTCAACAGAGCCCGTCGTAACGGCCACACGATTGTTCCGGATTCGCCTCATATCGTTGTTTAGCGGCATCGGACGTAGGTTTGGGATGGTGTCGATCTTTGTTGATTCGGAAGGCCACAAGGGTAATCCAAGCTGGGTCACACCACCTTGCAATTTCTCATTTTCGCTACGGTCTTCGGCCATCAAACGAGCCAGCGGTGGCACCTTAGTCCCACTCATCCGGCCAAAGATTGGAGGGGGCTGTGCGCCGCTAGACGCGTGGGTCTGCATGGCACTACGTCTGACCGAGTTCGAAGCCGCACTGTTTGGCATGTCAGGCATCGATGCCGGCTGACTAGTGACTACTGCGGCTTCACGCCTGGTTGGGGGAGCTCCTTCCATCGGAAAGACGGGAAGAGGACGCTCATTGGCCGGTATGCCCTGCTTAGAGGCCAAAGCACGCCTGACAATCGGCAAGAATCGCAATTCTGGATAAGGAGGACACGATTGCTCGATATGATTGACAAGCCAAAGGGCTCGTTCGGGCTCCACTTTCTTGGCTGCGACCGCCCGACATAGGTCGAAGAACACGCTCACGACGTGGGTGAACGCATGTGGCCGAGTGGCATCGTTGGAGAGGGCCTTTACGATATCCTCGGCCCCATCTTCCCACTTGGCTCTTCGAATCTTTTGTTCTCCGCGTAGCGCAAGGAGCCAGCCGTTGTTGGGCTCACTCTCGAGCCCTTGATTTACAAGGCCCTCGGCCTCTCCGCGACGCCCCATGGTGCCAATAGACTCTCCGAGGAGTCCAAGACTCATGGCCGAACGATCCAACTCCAAAAGGTTCTGCGCAAAGAGTACCGCTTCATCAGCACGCTGAGTCATGAGGCGAATTCGAATCAGGCCTGCCAGAGCAACGACGGGTGAGGTTTCGAGATTCGCTCGAAAATGCTCCTCCGCCTGACCAATTTGTCTGTTTCGCAGAGCGTTCCAACCCTCAGCAATACTCATATCGTCCCTCGTGTCATTAGTTCTGGGAGGATACTAATGGGAAACCATAGGAAGACGCACCTCAAAACATGACGTTTTCTCGTCAAGTACGCGAATTGTGCCCCCATGGCCTTCTACAATTTGTTTGGAAATGTAGAGACCCAGACCGAGAGAATTGGAGTTCTGTAAACCTTTTTCGGAGCGATACATGCGCTCGAAGACCTTTTCGCGCTCTTCCCTCGCGATACCCGGCCCCTGGTCGCGTACCGTCAAGACCAGCACTTTAGTGTCGGTCTCAATGGCGACATCAATCTGGCCCTCACCGTATTTGATGGAGTTTTCGACCAGGTTTGTCATGACCTGATCCAGCCTTCCCGCATCAATATTGGCGATGATCGAAGGTGCTTCATACTTAAGTAGCACGGGCCTCTCTTCGGCTCGGATCCTCCAAAAATCGAGCAGAGTTCGTAGCAATGCGACCACGTCTGTGGGCCGTTCACGAATGTCGATCTGTCCCCGCTCAAGCCTTGAAAGATCAAGGATCGTATCCACAAGCCTGCCGAGGCGGCGCACCTGCTCTTCCGATTTGGTGAGCAATTTCAGGTTAGCCTTCTCCCCGTTTTCGGCCTGCTGCCGAAGCATTTGGATAAAGCCTCGCAGCGGTGTCAAAGGCCCCCTGAGCTCGTGGGTCGCAATCGAAAGAAACTCGTCCTTTACGTTTTCGGCCTTAGCCCTTTCGGTCTGGTCCTTCACGGTGGCCAAAAACGAGGTGAACCCTTCGACCCCTGGAATAGGGAAGACACTGATCTCAACATATTTAAACCTGCCCTCAAAATCCAACCTTAGCCGCTCTGCGTAGACCGAAACCCCGCGTCTAACAGCTCTGAAAAACGGCCACTCAGATCGCGGAAGCCTTTGGCCCGTGTGAGAGAACATACGAAACGCAAATGGTTCGGTATTGAGGTTCTTGGCAGGTATCTCCAGAATGTCTCTGAGCGCTTCATTTGCAACGATGACCTCGCCTCTTGCCGAGAAGAGCAAGACGCCATCAGGAATTCGCTGAATCAACGTTTGAAGCCGGGTCTGTTCTTCTCGAAACTCGTTCAGAACAAAGACGTGCCCGATGACCTCTCCGAGGTTCTTTCCAATGCGAGCGAGAAAACCATCGTCCATCAGAAAGGTCTTGGTGTCCGCGTCTGCCAACGGATAGACATGAAGCGTACCGAGCACCCTCTCCTCGGTTTGAAGAGGAATGACGATCTGAGCCTGGCCCGGCAACTCGCTATCCCAAGAGAACGAAAGGGACGTTACCTGAGATGCTTCCAAAATGGGCTTGAGAGCTTCGTTCATCCCCAAGTCGACCGCCATTCGCGTATCGAGCATCAGGCCCCGCCAGGCCACCGGGCGTAGCTTTCCTGAGTCAACGAGCCCGAGAGCAATGGCGTCTGTTGGGAAGGTTGCCTGCAAGAGGTCCAAGATTGCCCCGTAGAGTTCTTCGGGGCACCGAAACTTAAGCGCAAGTCGAGTGATGGCAGAGAGAACACGTTCTTGTTCGAGCGCCTCTTGGGGCCCCAACTCATGGTAGCCACTATCCTTCCTCAAGGGGTTCCTCCTGGAATCTGCCCCGGTGCGCCCATCTCGCCTTCGGAAACAACTTCAACTACCGCGATTGGATTGTTGACGGGCCCATCGATGGCTACCACTCCTGCACGACCGACCTCACCGAGCTGGTTCTGACTCCACGAGCAATCAACGATTCGACCGGTACTCACGTTGTCAAAGAAGGCTCCCAAACGTTGGTTTCCTACGATCGCGAGGGACTCAATTACGCTGACTCTTCCTCCGTAGAAGTAGAGGCCATCTCCTGCGCCGGCCACGCCATCGACTTGAGTGAGCATCACCTGGGAGTTTAGGACTTGTGCGTTGACGTTATAGGCGAACACTCCGTTGCCGCCACTTCTCACGATGGCCGCATCTTCGATCACGAGTTCAATATTCTCTCCTGCGTCCAGCTCAGCTGCATAGCTCCAGATTCCGCCGCCGAGATTTTCGAAATAGAGTCCACCCTGAACTTTCATCTTCGCGGGTGTTTGCGCATGAGAGAGTAAGGCTACGCCTTGATTCTCGGTGATACTGGCCTCTTGAACGAGCGTGAAGTTTGGAGACTCGACGAACACTCCGTGGCCACCAAAGCCTTCTGCATTAGTGCTCGTGTCGGTGATGGCGCCTCCGCTTACCCAGAGCCCACCAGCAACGGATTGCACGCCAGCCACACCGTTCGATTCGACGTTCGTGTTCACGAGATTCATGGTCATGAATCTAGCCTCGCCCTGAAGCGTACCGGCGCCAATATACATATCGCCGGGCAAGTACATATCGCCGGGCAAGTACATATCACCGGGCAAGAATGCGCGTTCTCGGAAGTACATATCGCCGGGCAAATACATATCGCCGGGCAGGAAAATATGGCCCGGGAATGTCTCGGCTGAATCGAGGAGATTTTGGAAAACTCGAATACCCGGCAAGAGCTCACCGGGCTCAAAAGCTGGGGACCCAGGGGTATCCAATGCTGCGGCGAGTCGATTCGAAGCCACACCTTCAAACAAAATTCCTCGGTCGGTGTTGTTGGCGATGACGCTCTCTGAAATTCGCGTCCGGCTTCCTACCAAATGGAGACCTCGACCGGAGTCTCTGACCTCAAGTGAGCTTGCACCCAAAAGGCCGTTTTGATTCTGGACACCCACACCATCGGCTGCGGCTCCGATTCCCGCGACCAGAACGTTGTCTGCGACGATCATGGCTGAATTCGCGCGCACACCGAATCGCGAATCCGCGGCGCCGCGAACTACGACATCCACCATGGAGAGTGCGCTTCCAAACGGCGCGTAGCTCTCGGATTCGGCCTCGTTGACCTGGATACCAATCTGGTTTTCCGAAAACACACTAGCGGCGATGCGAACCTCGCCACCCGTCAAGTCGAGGGCGCTGGCGTAGTCCTCGAACGCGCTATGAAAGACCGCAAGCACACCTTCGGAGTTCCAGGTAATTGCAGAATCTCCACCTCTGAAGACCGAATTCACGGTCGCAAAATAGTCGACGTCCGTGGCTTGAATGGCGGCTCCACGAATCTCTAGGTTCGCGATCACCACCGATTCTAGGCCATCAAGTTCGAGTGCTGAGGTGAACTCCAACGACACATCGCGCCAACACGAAGAGGCGAGCACAAGGCGCTTGACGCCCTCAGTGTTAATAGATGAAATCTGGTGTTCGCCGGGCGCAAACTCAATGAAGAGATCGCCGTCAGCACTTGCCTGGAGGTCGATATCAGTGTTTCCTGGCTCAACCCGCTGCAATTGAATGGGTACTGCACCTGCAAGAGAGCGGCTTGGGCACGAGAGTACGCCAGCGTTTCTTCCATTGAGCGATTCTCCTACGTCAACGCGGCCACCATTGAGCCCGAAGTTGTCGTTGTTCCCACCAACGTCCTCACCTACGCCGAAATCAAGCTCAGGCTCCGGTTCTGGAGACGCTGGCGCATCAGGTCCTTCATCAACTCCCAAATCGGGCTGGCCCTCGTCCTCAGCACGAAAATCAGCGCCATCGGAATCGCCCGCACACGCACTAAGAAATCCAGCCAATAGCAATATCAAAAACTTGGTCATTTTATCTTCCTATAGGTCTGCAGGAGCTGAAGGCAGGTTATCGAGCTGACGAGGCGGGTCAATTGGAGTGAAGCCACTATCACCAAGTCCAGCAACCACACCATCAGAGCCGGCGATTGCATTTTGTGGTGTATCAGACGAAACCGCGAGCTTATCAGCCTGCGTGCCATCTCCATTCTGACTCCAGGCGCACGAGTCGATGGTGATTCCACTCACGCTGAGGAGTCTAGCCCCAAAGCTCTCGTTTCCAACGATCGCGATATCAGACATCAAGGCATTTGAAACGCCCCAGAAAACTAGCCCATCGCCAAGCTCAGCCCCTGTAAGCTGGCCCTTTCCAGTGAGCATCGCCTGAGACTCCGAGACTTGTGGGTTCGTGTTGTAGAACAAGAATGCCGCGTTCTGACTCCGAATCACGCTGGTTTGGTCAACGAAAACGTCGGTTTGATCGCTCGCTCCGCCCTCATTCATCAACCAAAGACCACCATCTGTATTTTGGAACATCAAGGCCTCGTCGATGGTTGCCTTCATTGGCTTGGAGGAGTGGGCGAGTAGGCCAATGCCTGGATTCTCGGCAATGTTGACATCCGCGAGTTGAAGGTAGGTGGCCGAGTTGGCAAAAATGCCGTGGCCATCAGCCGCTCCGATGCGCTGAGTGTCGGTGATCTCCGACCCACTCAACGAAAGACCAGCGGCACGAACATCGATGCCCGCTACGCCGTTTTGAGTGAAGTTGGTGTTCGAAACTTGGGCCCCGGCAAAGAATTCTGCAGAGGACGGATCCAGGCCCAGGCGAGTATCCGTGGGCAAATACATATCGCCAGGCAAGTACATATCGCCGGGCAGGAAGGAGCGCTCTCTCAGGTACATATCGCCGGGTAGGTACATATCACCCGGCAAATACATGTCTCCGGGCAGGAAAATATGACCTGGGAAGAGTTCAATCTCAGCCAAGAGGTGGTCCTGCCAATCCTGCCAGCCGGGAATCAAGCCAGCGGGCGAATAGAGCGATGAGCTCAAGTCTTGCAGGGCCGCTGCTAGTGCGGGTGCGTCGGTGCTCGATACGTAGAGTCCGCGGTTCTGGTTTCGCCGGATATCTGAATTGGAAAGGATCGCGCGAGTTGTCTGAAGGTTGACGCCGACGTTTGAGCCCACAACTTCGATCCCGTCCAAAGTGGCCAAGCTCTGCGAGGCGTGGATGCCCGTGCCGTTCACAAATCCGGAGGCGCGTACGTTTCGCAACCAAAGAGCGTTTCGCTCAACATCTACGGCTGATCCCTCGACTTCAGTCCCGCTAAGGACCACGTCACTTAGAGATACCGAGCCCGTGAGGGCTTCGTCACCCTGAGTCGGTCGCGCCTTGATTCCTGTGTTGACGCTCGAGAATACAGACGACGTGACGTAAACATGCCCGCCTTCTACGTCTAAGGCGGTTCCCATATTCTCAAAGAAGGTATGGACAAGGAGTAGATTGCCCTGCGATCTCCACTCCACTCCAACGTTTGCGCCACGATGGACGGTGTTGACTAGGCTGAGGACGTCCACATTTTCAGCAAGGATACCACCGCCGTTGAACTCGATGCCCGCGAAGACCACCCGAGTCTTGTCCTTTAGTTCGAGCATTGAGTCGATATTAACCGATGCCCCTCTCCAACAGGCACTCGCGATGACCACAGTGCGGGCATCTGCGAAATCAAAGTTCAACGCATCGTGTTCGCCGGGCATCAACTCCGCAAAAATCACCCCGTCTATTGGCGCAGGAAGTGGCGAGCCCGGCGCAACACGTGTCGCACCATCTTGCCCAAGACTCGCACCGACGGAACACGAGATGGTCCCAACCGGACGGTCTCCAAGTACAGTTCCGAGCCCAAGCCCGTCTCCTTCCACTCGGCAATCCGAGCAAAAGAATGGCGACGAGCCGTTGGTCATATCGTTTTCATTGTTCCCGTTGTTGGAGTTGTTACCTCCAACATCACTGTTGGACATATCCCCGGGATTTTCGCCGTTTACCGCTGGTGATTCGGAATCACCACACCCAAGAGAGACGACCAGAGAAAGCAGCAAAATCGTTTTTTGCACGAGGAACTCCATCAATCAAAACCAACAATTCGAGAAGTCTAGTTCACTTCTGCATGCGATTCAAAAAGCCGAGTGATTTTAAAGGGTGAGCGCTAGTCTAAAGCCGTAATGCGCATACCGATATTGTGGAAGGCTGGCCAGATCCACATCAAGTCGGCAGATGATAGAGGCAGAGTTGTATGCAGCCCCTTTGAGCGTCATGCGGTCACTGCCTGAGGACTCCGGTGTAGAGGTCCACTCGACGATATTGCCTGCCAAATCCAAGACGCCGTAGGGCGACACATCCGTTGTCGTTGTGCCAACCGGCTTTGGTACTGGCCGCTGGTTGCTTGAGTCCTTCATATTGCAGAAGGTGGCGTCAAAATGGTCGCCCCAGGGATAGATTCTGCCATCGACGCCGCGCGCAGCCTTTTCCCACTCCATAGCGGTAGGAAGTCGATACTCAAAACCATCCATTTGGCCGCGCCATTTGGCAAAGGCGAGTGCGTCGAAGTAGTTCACGATCAGAATTGGCCATCGCGGATCCCACGCATCACCCTCAGCGTCTTGCGCAGGCAAATGGTAGCGTCCGTGTTCGTCGCGCGGGAAGTAGCTCTCGCCTTCTTCAATTCTGGGCGTGTGCTTCTCGGCCGCCTCTGGCTCGATATCGTTGAGGAACTCAAGGTATTGCCCCACGGTCACTGGCGTTTTCATGATCGCAAATTCTTCGACCATGATCTCGTCGTTGCCGCGAGAAAAATAGCCGGCGGGGATTTGAACAAAATCTTGAGGGAAATGGTCTTCCGCAAAGAGGCGCACATCCACTTTGATCCTGTCGACTCGGCCCATTGCGATTGGAACTCTGACTGAACGAAAGCCCGCCTTTTTTACGAGTGCGACGTAACTTCCGTGCTCGAGCACCGCGCGCTCAAACGGGGCATGGAGGGTGGCATGCAGCCACTCAACGAGGCGCCGATTTTCTTTGTGGTATCGATACAACTCCACAGTGGCTTCGCCCGCGGACGTATCAAAAGTGAGCGTTCCGCTACCTTCGAGTAAAGGGTCGAGTTCACCGTCGTTGAACTGCCGGACCAAGCCTTCCAGATAGGCAGCCTCGGCGTATTTCCCGGCGCTCTCAGCAGCCTCAAAGCGCTGCCAGTAGAGATTCGCAAGTCCCAGTCGCGCCTCGGGCATCTCGGGTAAGAAGGCGAGCACGTCAGAGTAAATCCGAACGGTATCGGCAAACCGCCTTTCCATCTCGATGGCGAGGTCATCTGCTTGCTGCTCGAGGTTCCAAAGCTCTTGTTTGTCATGGCCAGTCGACCACGAAGGAACGGTTTTTCGTTTGGTCTCAAGTTCGGTCAAAATCTGGCGATGTTGCACGCGCACATCGTCGTAGACCGCTCGGGTTTGCTCGGCCAAGGATAGCGTCTCAAGCGCGGCCTCGCGTCTTTTTTCGCGGTCTTTTACACCTTCGAGGAAAAGCTCGAGTTCGTCAGCGAGCTCCTGTGCTGACTGGTAGCGATTGGCGGGATCCTTCGCGAGGGCCTTTAGGCAGATCTCCTCGAGCGCTTCAGGGATGCCACGTTCAGGAGCCTTCATGCGTGGTGGCTCGGGCGTATCATGCACGATCATGAAGAGCAGGCCGAGCATATGGTCTGCGGTGAAAAGAGCTTCCAGCGTCAGGATCTCGTAAAGAATCGCGCCAAGCGAATACACATCTGTACGCTCATCAACCTTATCATTCTCGCCGCGCGCTTGTTCGGGCGCCATATACTTGGGCGTTCCAATCAGCGAACCGACCACGATTTGTTCGGTATCCTCAAAGCCGTGTCCAGCGTGCATCAATTTGGCGATGCCCCAGTCGATGACATAGACCTCACCGTAAGCACCCACGAGGATATTATCGGGTTTTAGGTCGCGATGGACCACGCCTTGTCGGTGGGCGTATTCGATGGTGAGTGAGACCTGGCGCAGAACCTGGACGAGGAAAGAGAGGCTCAAAGACTCTTCTTTGGCCTTCATCCCTTTGATGATGGTGCCGAGATCCCGCTCCCGGACAACTCGCATCGTGTAAAAGGGGCGGCCTTCGTCGTCAGCACGGAGATCGTAGACCGGGGTCACGTTCGGATGCTCCAGAATCCCGGTGACCTGAGCTTCCAAGAGGAGGCGATTCTTGAATTTGTCTGAGTTGGCCTTGTCCAGCAGGGACTTTAGCGCAACGTCTCGACGCAGGACCTTATCGTGCGCGCGAACCACCAGGCCCATGCCACCGCGCCCAAGCTCTTCTTTGAAGTCGTAGCGGGCCTCGCCGTCCAAAAGCAGCGTGATATCGTCTGCAAGGATGACTTCTCGTGTAGGTACCACGGTAGGGTCGTGCCTTGCGGCCTCAACTTGATCTACCACGATCGTATTTCCGAACTGTAGCTCTTCCTCAACGCTAATGCCGGCATCGAGGTCGTGTTCGAGCGTCGCAAGGACCTCTGAGCTCAACTTCTTTTTTGCAATCAGTACTTCTTGGAGCGGAAGTCCTGCAGCAGCACTCTGCGCCACGCAAAACATCAGGTCACCAAGCGAGATCAATCCCCTCGCGAGTGCAAGTTGCCCTACTTGTTGTTCTTTCAGAAGCATGGTTTGAGCAAGGAGCGGAAAAAGGACTTCATCCTACATTGGACTACTCGTAGCACCAGATGTACACTTTAGCTTCAACGGGCAACGGGCGCGACATGAAATCTTGGATATTTATCGCACTCTTCTGTGGTTTCGGC
This Microvenator marinus DNA region includes the following protein-coding sequences:
- a CDS encoding ATP-binding protein, with the protein product MRKDSGYHELGPQEALEQERVLSAITRLALKFRCPEELYGAILDLLQATFPTDAIALGLVDSGKLRPVAWRGLMLDTRMAVDLGMNEALKPILEASQVTSLSFSWDSELPGQAQIVIPLQTEERVLGTLHVYPLADADTKTFLMDDGFLARIGKNLGEVIGHVFVLNEFREEQTRLQTLIQRIPDGVLLFSARGEVIVANEALRDILEIPAKNLNTEPFAFRMFSHTGQRLPRSEWPFFRAVRRGVSVYAERLRLDFEGRFKYVEISVFPIPGVEGFTSFLATVKDQTERAKAENVKDEFLSIATHELRGPLTPLRGFIQMLRQQAENGEKANLKLLTKSEEQVRRLGRLVDTILDLSRLERGQIDIRERPTDVVALLRTLLDFWRIRAEERPVLLKYEAPSIIANIDAGRLDQVMTNLVENSIKYGEGQIDVAIETDTKVLVLTVRDQGPGIAREEREKVFERMYRSEKGLQNSNSLGLGLYISKQIVEGHGGTIRVLDEKTSCFEVRLPMVSH
- a CDS encoding right-handed parallel beta-helix repeat-containing protein, with amino-acid sequence MQKTILLLSLVVSLGCGDSESPAVNGENPGDMSNSDVGGNNSNNGNNENDMTNGSSPFFCSDCRVEGDGLGLGTVLGDRPVGTISCSVGASLGQDGATRVAPGSPLPAPIDGVIFAELMPGEHDALNFDFADARTVVIASACWRGASVNIDSMLELKDKTRVVFAGIEFNGGGILAENVDVLSLVNTVHRGANVGVEWRSQGNLLLVHTFFENMGTALDVEGGHVYVTSSVFSSVNTGIKARPTQGDEALTGSVSLSDVVLSGTEVEGSAVDVERNALWLRNVRASGFVNGTGIHASQSLATLDGIEVVGSNVGVNLQTTRAILSNSDIRRNQNRGLYVSSTDAPALAAALQDLSSSLYSPAGLIPGWQDWQDHLLAEIELFPGHIFLPGDMYLPGDMYLPGDMYLRERSFLPGDMYLPGDMYLPTDTRLGLDPSSAEFFAGAQVSNTNFTQNGVAGIDVRAAGLSLSGSEITDTQRIGAADGHGIFANSATYLQLADVNIAENPGIGLLAHSSKPMKATIDEALMFQNTDGGLWLMNEGGASDQTDVFVDQTSVIRSQNAAFLFYNTNPQVSESQAMLTGKGQLTGAELGDGLVFWGVSNALMSDIAIVGNESFGARLLSVSGITIDSCAWSQNGDGTQADKLAVSSDTPQNAIAGSDGVVAGLGDSGFTPIDPPRQLDNLPSAPADL
- a CDS encoding bifunctional serine/threonine-protein kinase/formylglycine-generating enzyme family protein; the protein is MLLKEQQVGQLALARGLISLGDLMFCVAQSAAAGLPLQEVLIAKKKLSSEVLATLEHDLDAGISVEEELQFGNTIVVDQVEAARHDPTVVPTREVILADDITLLLDGEARYDFKEELGRGGMGLVVRAHDKVLRRDVALKSLLDKANSDKFKNRLLLEAQVTGILEHPNVTPVYDLRADDEGRPFYTMRVVRERDLGTIIKGMKAKEESLSLSFLVQVLRQVSLTIEYAHRQGVVHRDLKPDNILVGAYGEVYVIDWGIAKLMHAGHGFEDTEQIVVGSLIGTPKYMAPEQARGENDKVDERTDVYSLGAILYEILTLEALFTADHMLGLLFMIVHDTPEPPRMKAPERGIPEALEEICLKALAKDPANRYQSAQELADELELFLEGVKDREKRREAALETLSLAEQTRAVYDDVRVQHRQILTELETKRKTVPSWSTGHDKQELWNLEQQADDLAIEMERRFADTVRIYSDVLAFLPEMPEARLGLANLYWQRFEAAESAGKYAEAAYLEGLVRQFNDGELDPLLEGSGTLTFDTSAGEATVELYRYHKENRRLVEWLHATLHAPFERAVLEHGSYVALVKKAGFRSVRVPIAMGRVDRIKVDVRLFAEDHFPQDFVQIPAGYFSRGNDEIMVEEFAIMKTPVTVGQYLEFLNDIEPEAAEKHTPRIEEGESYFPRDEHGRYHLPAQDAEGDAWDPRWPILIVNYFDALAFAKWRGQMDGFEYRLPTAMEWEKAARGVDGRIYPWGDHFDATFCNMKDSSNQRPVPKPVGTTTTDVSPYGVLDLAGNIVEWTSTPESSGSDRMTLKGAAYNSASIICRLDVDLASLPQYRYAHYGFRLALTL